A section of the Streptococcus oriscaviae genome encodes:
- a CDS encoding lipopolysaccharide biosynthesis protein, with protein MKKILNKYRALSAPIKASIWFTICNILQKGISMVTVPIFTRLLTTEQYGVYSVYQSWYSIIGVFATLNLYYGVFNNGMIKYKGREDEFTSSIQGLTTAVTGLLFVVYLLGMGYWNETIGLSTLLILVMFLDLFTTPAYSFWAARQRFDYKYKSLVLVTLIIAIGSPLVGLAAVILSTHKAEARIISFVLIQVCIGIFFYSLNLYRGKRFFDKKYWLYALNFNLPLIPHYLSQSILNQSDRIMINSMIGADKAAIYSVAYSISTLMLLVTSAINSSFIPFTYKCISEKNFASLRKSANFLITLVGIGSIVIIAFGPEIIQLFAPPEYYDAIWIIPPVAVSIYFMFLYPIFGNIEFYFEANKFVMWASIAGAIVNIGLNLIFLKPLGYLSAGYTTLLCYILFAVGHYIFMKKVIRLNIPGEKVYDTRYIFIFSILLLVAMFLMVLVYQNLLIRYLVILVIASTAVIKRKEILTSIKDIRK; from the coding sequence ATGAAAAAAATATTGAACAAGTATAGGGCCTTGTCGGCACCGATTAAGGCTTCTATTTGGTTTACGATTTGCAATATTTTGCAAAAAGGTATCTCAATGGTTACCGTTCCCATCTTCACACGTCTTTTGACAACGGAGCAATATGGGGTTTATTCTGTTTACCAGTCTTGGTATTCTATTATCGGTGTTTTCGCAACCCTCAATCTGTATTACGGTGTTTTTAACAATGGAATGATTAAGTACAAGGGACGCGAAGATGAGTTTACCTCCTCCATCCAAGGTCTGACCACAGCTGTAACGGGTTTGCTTTTTGTGGTCTATCTATTGGGAATGGGATATTGGAATGAAACCATCGGCCTGTCAACTCTCTTGATACTAGTCATGTTCTTGGATCTGTTTACTACACCAGCCTATTCGTTCTGGGCGGCTAGACAGCGTTTTGACTACAAGTACAAGAGTTTGGTACTGGTCACTCTTATTATCGCAATTGGTAGCCCACTTGTGGGATTGGCGGCTGTTATTCTGTCAACCCATAAAGCGGAAGCCCGAATTATTTCTTTTGTACTGATTCAGGTATGTATTGGGATTTTCTTTTACAGCCTAAATCTTTACAGGGGGAAACGTTTTTTTGATAAGAAATATTGGCTTTATGCTTTAAATTTCAACCTTCCGCTTATTCCTCATTATTTATCTCAGTCTATTTTGAACCAATCCGATCGCATCATGATCAATTCAATGATTGGTGCGGACAAGGCAGCGATTTACAGTGTTGCTTATAGTATTTCCACCTTGATGCTCTTGGTAACAAGTGCTATCAATAGTTCTTTCATTCCCTTTACTTACAAGTGTATCAGCGAGAAAAATTTTGCTTCCTTGCGTAAGAGTGCAAATTTCTTGATTACCCTGGTTGGTATCGGATCGATTGTGATTATTGCTTTTGGACCGGAGATTATCCAATTGTTTGCGCCACCAGAATACTATGATGCTATTTGGATTATCCCACCAGTTGCCGTTTCAATCTACTTTATGTTTTTATATCCGATTTTTGGAAATATTGAGTTTTACTTTGAAGCGAATAAGTTTGTTATGTGGGCTTCTATTGCAGGAGCGATTGTCAATATCGGTTTGAACTTGATTTTCTTAAAACCACTCGGCTACCTTTCAGCTGGTTATACAACTCTATTGTGTTATATTCTTTTTGCTGTTGGACATTATATCTTCATGAAGAAGGTAATTCGTTTGAATATCCCGGGTGAGAAGGTGTACGATACACGCTATATCTTTATCTTTTCTATCTTGTTGCTGGTTGCCATGTTTTTGATGGTACTGGTTTATCAGAACTTGTTGATTCGCTATCTGGTTATCTTGGTAATTGCTAGCACGGCAGTTATCAAACGTAAAGAAATATTGACCTCAATTAAAGATATTAGAAAATAA
- a CDS encoding glycosyltransferase family 2 protein: protein MNQNVKVGFIILNYNTWQETAQLAEKVNSFSCVDKVIVVDNLSPNGSFDELKKIQTDDIIVVCSDKNGGYSYGNNIGAKIADGLGMDIVFVSNPDVDVEEEAIIKIVQAMVEHSEYAILSGVEYNIKGEVDLPVVWHAYSYWDDLLDCLVLTRKLQRGKKDIDLNQQPAEVVEVDLVKGSFFAVRMSDFRSVDFFDDNVFLFCEERILAKKMQDKGKKVGLLTNAIYFHNHSTSINQAYKKKSQQIALLYKARYYYNVKYNQIGLVKKWLLMLFMKLSIAEFHVIDYVRAKRYNR, encoded by the coding sequence ATGTTAAGGTTGGTTTTATTATTTTAAACTACAACACCTGGCAAGAAACAGCTCAGTTAGCTGAAAAAGTTAATAGCTTCTCTTGTGTAGATAAGGTGATTGTAGTTGACAACCTCTCCCCCAATGGCTCTTTTGACGAGTTGAAGAAGATTCAAACAGATGACATCATCGTTGTTTGTTCAGACAAAAACGGGGGCTACTCTTACGGAAATAATATCGGTGCTAAAATAGCCGACGGTTTGGGAATGGATATAGTCTTTGTTTCCAATCCGGATGTTGACGTTGAAGAAGAAGCTATTATTAAAATTGTGCAGGCTATGGTCGAGCATTCTGAATATGCTATTTTATCTGGAGTTGAATACAACATCAAAGGAGAAGTCGATTTACCTGTTGTTTGGCATGCCTATTCCTATTGGGATGATTTACTAGATTGTTTGGTGCTGACAAGAAAGCTCCAGAGAGGGAAGAAAGACATTGACCTTAACCAACAACCAGCAGAAGTAGTAGAAGTTGATTTGGTGAAGGGGTCTTTCTTTGCAGTGAGGATGTCGGATTTTCGATCAGTAGATTTTTTTGATGATAATGTATTTCTATTTTGTGAGGAGAGAATACTTGCAAAGAAAATGCAGGACAAGGGGAAAAAAGTTGGCCTACTGACCAATGCCATTTATTTTCATAACCACTCGACTTCTATCAATCAGGCCTATAAGAAAAAGAGCCAGCAAATTGCTCTGTTGTATAAGGCGAGATACTATTACAATGTCAAGTACAATCAAATTGGTCTCGTTAAAAAATGGCTTTTAATGCTATTTATGAAGCTGTCGATTGCCGAATTCCATGTCATCGACTATGTTCGTGCAAAACGTTATAATCGGTAA
- a CDS encoding LicD family protein, producing the protein MNQNEQLHKTLVEILDFAKEICEEHKLTYFLVYGTALGARRHSGFIPWDDDVDIALPRKDYEQFLRLVAEKKDSSYTVQNEDNEGNYFLTFAKVRKKNTVFIESILEAEYKDNGIYIDIFPLDFVENPNSVGFKLRRGMFDYLKHILKFSTCRKLYKTKYSPLRYALEHILALPAFVFSNKSLLKMANRFIHSTQEAAYVGQYDQTSVEAIMPYDYYFPAAQATFEGKEYSVPAKLDKYLEHSYGSDFMELPPVEKRVTHNPVKLIF; encoded by the coding sequence ATGAATCAAAATGAACAGTTGCACAAAACACTAGTTGAAATTTTAGATTTTGCGAAGGAAATTTGTGAGGAGCACAAGCTGACCTATTTCTTGGTTTATGGAACTGCCCTTGGCGCAAGACGGCACTCCGGTTTTATTCCTTGGGACGATGATGTAGATATTGCCCTGCCTCGGAAAGACTATGAACAGTTCCTTCGTCTAGTTGCAGAGAAAAAGGATAGTTCCTATACTGTTCAAAATGAAGACAATGAGGGAAATTACTTTTTGACTTTTGCAAAGGTACGAAAGAAAAATACGGTTTTTATTGAAAGTATCCTAGAAGCTGAGTACAAAGACAATGGGATTTACATTGATATTTTCCCTTTGGACTTTGTTGAGAATCCCAACTCGGTCGGGTTTAAGTTGAGGAGAGGAATGTTTGACTATCTCAAGCATATTCTCAAGTTCTCAACTTGCAGAAAACTTTACAAGACCAAGTATAGCCCTCTTCGTTATGCTTTGGAACATATTCTGGCCTTGCCAGCTTTTGTCTTTTCTAACAAGAGTTTGTTAAAGATGGCCAATCGTTTTATTCATTCGACTCAAGAGGCAGCTTATGTGGGGCAATACGATCAAACATCGGTCGAAGCAATTATGCCTTATGATTATTATTTCCCTGCTGCTCAGGCTACTTTTGAAGGTAAAGAGTACAGCGTACCTGCTAAACTCGATAAGTACTTGGAGCACAGTTATGGTAGTGATTTTATGGAGTTACCGCCCGTTGAAAAACGAGTGACCCATAATCCTGTGAAGTTGATATTTTAG
- a CDS encoding CDP-glycerol glycerophosphotransferase family protein, with amino-acid sequence MVIGKIIKKASKYTLLYVSSLIPKKDNLLIFGSWLGEKYADNPRYLFEYVVNHRKDLNAVWMTSNKSVFQELTNLGYPVLLSDSKEAHRTAMRAKYVFTATGKLDIGERNSHLIGSARYINLWHGIPLKKIMYDDEYTYAHHRPNFLANLLESFPFRHYYVVSTSETFSKIYESAFLVNKGQVLELGQPRNDYFFDSSYPKSDLLATFNGKKIISYMPTHRNEGKKPIDLNSLFDLEKLNAWCEKNHTVFVIKKHFYHRDDPTLSASYPAIVDLTSQPIDAQELMKYSDVLITDYSSCYIDYMLLDRPIVFFNYDYDEYIKEDRKMYFPYEEVTPGAKCTNFAELLQQLNDWVVGQDAFCQEREKVKGLFYSEKNQHMVSEQVLEAVLKL; translated from the coding sequence ATGGTGATAGGAAAAATCATAAAAAAAGCATCTAAGTATACCTTATTATATGTTTCAAGTCTGATTCCCAAAAAGGATAATCTTCTTATTTTTGGATCTTGGTTGGGCGAGAAATATGCAGACAATCCGAGGTATTTGTTTGAGTACGTTGTCAATCATCGTAAGGACTTAAATGCAGTTTGGATGACTAGCAACAAAAGTGTCTTTCAAGAGTTAACCAATCTGGGCTATCCCGTTCTCTTGTCTGATAGTAAAGAGGCACACAGGACAGCGATGAGGGCAAAATATGTTTTTACAGCGACTGGCAAACTAGATATTGGGGAGAGAAATTCGCATCTGATTGGCAGTGCCCGTTATATCAATCTTTGGCACGGAATTCCCTTGAAGAAAATCATGTATGATGATGAGTATACCTATGCTCATCATCGTCCTAATTTTCTTGCCAATCTGTTGGAATCCTTTCCTTTTCGTCATTACTATGTTGTTTCAACAAGCGAAACCTTTTCTAAAATCTACGAGTCAGCATTTCTGGTAAATAAAGGGCAGGTTTTAGAGTTGGGACAACCGAGAAATGACTACTTTTTTGATTCCTCTTATCCTAAGAGCGACTTGTTGGCTACCTTCAATGGGAAGAAAATTATCTCCTACATGCCGACTCATCGAAATGAAGGCAAGAAGCCGATTGATTTGAATAGCCTATTTGACTTAGAGAAGCTCAATGCATGGTGTGAAAAGAATCATACGGTGTTTGTTATCAAGAAACATTTTTACCATAGGGACGACCCAACCCTTTCAGCTTCATATCCGGCTATTGTCGATTTGACTAGCCAGCCGATTGATGCTCAGGAGTTGATGAAGTATTCAGATGTTTTAATAACAGACTATTCGAGCTGTTATATTGACTACATGCTTCTTGATAGACCGATTGTTTTCTTTAACTACGATTATGACGAGTATATAAAAGAAGATAGGAAAATGTATTTCCCTTATGAAGAGGTGACACCAGGAGCCAAGTGTACAAATTTTGCAGAACTGCTACAACAACTGAATGATTGGGTAGTTGGACAGGATGCATTTTGTCAAGAAAGAGAAAAAGTTAAGGGCCTTTTCTATTCTGAAAAGAACCAGCACATGGTTTCAGAACAAGTGTTAGAGGCAGTTCTTAAATTGTAA
- a CDS encoding O-antigen ligase family protein: protein MKTEIQEKKNSILYTIILLLIIGMPLQSMVFDALIPSKIDNLWRDFLLVFGLLVAIYQNRGRIQLGKNGVLILSSSMICLLYTLLSDRVLIAMNLFRTYVLPMFIYLIIINSIELNEESIRRLKKVFIISASILAAWGIFQAWVLGDDFLIKIGYPSIGGYLRSYGFYIGGFYGYQRVASTFSAPNIAGVYFGISSLITATELKNSKRNLLFLVVQILALVLTFSRSAILGTLIAFLFYYRSRLFFFKLRIRPLYLIILISVPIAVWFADNFFLDGTIMNMISRSLSSTVNLTDPSAAKHLTDLWEPIDTILEHPFGLGLGYNGPIVLAQFGVANLVESSYYLLAYNFGILGMFVYVLPYIKAIFANLFYKRMAVSAAICLLLLVTYFLLPNVETYEIIFFAYLFIAFDEVSFNAHEEVGLQLA from the coding sequence ATGAAAACGGAAATACAGGAAAAAAAGAATTCCATACTATACACCATCATCCTCTTGTTGATTATTGGAATGCCTTTGCAAAGTATGGTTTTTGATGCCCTCATTCCATCAAAAATTGATAATCTTTGGCGAGATTTTTTGTTGGTTTTTGGTCTGTTGGTTGCAATCTACCAGAACAGAGGCAGAATTCAATTAGGAAAAAATGGCGTACTGATTTTATCAAGCAGTATGATTTGTTTGCTATACACATTGCTGTCAGACAGGGTATTGATTGCGATGAACCTATTCCGAACCTATGTTCTTCCAATGTTCATCTATCTGATAATTATCAACAGTATAGAATTGAATGAAGAAAGTATTAGGCGTTTGAAAAAGGTATTTATTATCAGCGCCTCGATACTTGCGGCTTGGGGGATTTTCCAAGCATGGGTTCTGGGAGATGATTTCCTAATCAAGATTGGATACCCATCCATCGGTGGTTACTTACGAAGCTATGGTTTCTATATCGGTGGCTTTTACGGTTACCAACGGGTAGCCAGTACCTTCTCAGCGCCAAATATTGCGGGGGTGTATTTTGGAATTTCGTCATTGATTACTGCAACAGAATTGAAAAATTCTAAGCGAAATCTGTTGTTCCTCGTAGTGCAAATCTTGGCGTTGGTTCTAACCTTTAGTCGAAGTGCGATTTTAGGAACACTCATTGCCTTTCTATTCTATTATCGTTCCCGTTTGTTCTTTTTCAAACTTCGGATTAGACCACTCTATCTCATTATTCTTATTTCTGTTCCGATAGCGGTGTGGTTTGCGGATAATTTCTTCTTGGACGGAACCATCATGAATATGATTTCAAGAAGTTTGTCTTCGACTGTAAACTTGACGGACCCGTCTGCGGCGAAACACTTGACGGACCTTTGGGAACCGATTGATACGATTTTAGAACATCCGTTTGGACTTGGTTTGGGGTACAACGGCCCTATTGTGCTAGCTCAGTTTGGAGTGGCCAATCTTGTAGAATCTTCTTACTATCTCTTGGCTTATAACTTCGGTATATTGGGAATGTTTGTCTATGTTCTCCCTTATATCAAGGCGATTTTTGCTAACCTATTCTATAAGCGGATGGCAGTAAGTGCAGCTATTTGCTTACTCTTGTTAGTAACTTATTTCTTGCTCCCTAACGTTGAAACCTATGAAATTATCTTCTTTGCCTATCTTTTCATCGCTTTTGATGAAGTTAGTTTTAATGCGCACGAAGAAGTGGGTTTGCAACTTGCCTAA